The Candidatus Zixiibacteriota bacterium genome includes the window CAGTTTGACAAAGCGGCTGACTTCCTGAACCTCGACGAAGGCACGCGCGGCCTGCTCAGAGAACCGCTGCGCGAGTATCATTTCAGCATCCCGGTGCACATGGATGACGGCAAGGTCAAAATCTTCCGCGGCTTCCGTGTCCAGCACAACGATGCGCGCGGACCCAGCAAAGGCGGGATTCGCTTCCACCCCCACGAGACCGTCGACACCGTCCGCGCTCTGGCGATGTGGATGACCTGGAAATGCTCGGTCGTTAATATCCCGCTCGGTGGCGGTAAGGGCGGCGTGATCTGTGATCCGCATAACCTCAGCCAGCGCGAACAAGAACAAATCTGCCGCGGCTGGATTCGTCAATTGTGGCGTAATGTCGGTCCGCTGGCCGACGTGCCTGCTCCCGATGTCATGACGAACGCCCAGCACATGCTGTGGATGCTTGATGAATACGAACACATCACCGGCGAAAAGAGCCCCGGTCTGATTACCGGCAAGCCGGTCGGCATGGGCGGCTCACTCGGACGTACCGAAGCCACTGGCTATGGCGTCATCTACACCGTCCGCGAAGCCCTTAAGGAGCTGAACATGAAGCCGGAGAATACTACGGCGGCATTCCAGGGCTTCGGCAATGTTTCCCAGTACGCTCTTCAGCTCTACCAGCGTATGGGCGGTAAGCCGATCTGCGTCTCCTGTTGGGATCAGAAAGACCAGATCTCGTACACGTATCGCAAGATGTCGGGTATCACCTTCGAGGAACTGATCGGTATCACCGACCGCTTCGGCGGCGTCGACAAGACCAAGGCGAAAGACCTCGGCTACGAGATATTGCCGGGTGATGCCTGGATTGAGCAGGATGTTGATATCCTCGTACCCGCGGCGATCGAGAACCAGGTAACCGCCGAAACCGTCAAGAAAGTGTCGAAGAAGGTGCGGATTGTAGCCGAAGGCGCCAATGGCCCGACTACGCCGGAAGCCGACAAGGTGTTGGAATCGCGCGGTATCTTCCTGATCCCCGACTTCCTCGCCAACGCCGGCGGTGTAACCTGCAGCTACTTTGAACAGGTGCAGAGCAACATGAACTACTACTGGGAGAAGGATGAGGTCCTTGGCAAGCTCGACGTCAAGATGACCTCGGCATTCTCCGATGTCTGCGATCTGGCCAAGAAGAAGAAACTCTATATGCGCGACGCGGCCTATATGATTGCTGTCAGTCGCGTGGCCCAAGCCTGCCGCGACCGCGGTTGGGTGTAAGCTTACACTGCAGTGGGTCAACAGAGATGAGCCGGCAATGGCTCATCTCTTTTTTGTGCTTGCGATTGCACCGCTACAGCAGATCCGCCGACGCCGCCGGCACCTTCAGCTTCCTCTCTGAACGCGCAACGTATGTCGCCGCCGTGATATCGCCGGTCACATTCA containing:
- a CDS encoding Glu/Leu/Phe/Val dehydrogenase, which translates into the protein MKSDSFNAFAMAQQQFDKAADFLNLDEGTRGLLREPLREYHFSIPVHMDDGKVKIFRGFRVQHNDARGPSKGGIRFHPHETVDTVRALAMWMTWKCSVVNIPLGGGKGGVICDPHNLSQREQEQICRGWIRQLWRNVGPLADVPAPDVMTNAQHMLWMLDEYEHITGEKSPGLITGKPVGMGGSLGRTEATGYGVIYTVREALKELNMKPENTTAAFQGFGNVSQYALQLYQRMGGKPICVSCWDQKDQISYTYRKMSGITFEELIGITDRFGGVDKTKAKDLGYEILPGDAWIEQDVDILVPAAIENQVTAETVKKVSKKVRIVAEGANGPTTPEADKVLESRGIFLIPDFLANAGGVTCSYFEQVQSNMNYYWEKDEVLGKLDVKMTSAFSDVCDLAKKKKLYMRDAAYMIAVSRVAQACRDRGWV